From Candidatus Desulfofervidus auxilii, a single genomic window includes:
- a CDS encoding uracil-DNA glycosylase: MQELLEDIKTYLSWLPEISIKYIFLSEKMKDQLEELKESSLRKIKEELGECKRCPLWENRHHIVFGEGPANARLVIVGEAPGEEEDLQGKPFVGAAGELLTKMLKAINLSREEVYITNIVKCRPPNNRNPRPKEIEKCKPFLLKQLETIHPKVICTLGSIAAQTLLETKTSISLLRGKIYIWHGIKLIPTFHPAYLLRNPRQKKFVWEDLKLLEKTLKSI; this comes from the coding sequence ATGCAGGAATTATTAGAAGATATTAAAACTTATTTATCTTGGTTACCTGAAATAAGCATAAAATATATATTTCTTTCAGAAAAGATGAAAGATCAGCTTGAAGAATTAAAAGAATCTTCTTTAAGAAAAATTAAAGAAGAATTAGGTGAATGTAAACGCTGCCCTTTATGGGAAAATCGACATCATATTGTATTTGGTGAAGGACCAGCTAATGCTCGTTTAGTGATTGTTGGTGAGGCACCAGGAGAAGAAGAAGATTTACAAGGGAAACCTTTTGTAGGTGCAGCTGGGGAGCTTTTGACTAAGATGTTAAAAGCTATAAATCTTTCTCGAGAAGAAGTCTATATTACTAATATTGTGAAGTGTCGTCCTCCTAATAATCGTAATCCTCGACCAAAAGAGATTGAAAAATGTAAACCATTTTTATTAAAACAGTTAGAAACTATTCATCCAAAAGTAATTTGCACACTTGGTAGTATAGCAGCTCAAACTTTACTTGAAACAAAAACCTCTATTTCTCTTCTTAGAGGAAAGATTTATATATGGCATGGAATCAAACTTATACCAACATTTCATCCTGCCTATCTATTGCGTAATCCCCGTCAGAAAAAATTTGTCTGGGAGGATTTAAAATTATTAGAAAAAACTCTTAAAAGTATTTGA